A genomic window from Methanobrevibacter sp. includes:
- a CDS encoding YhgE/Pip domain-containing protein codes for MREFRLGRNINLANVAQLLKKDFKEVFTSNPIVVLTLLAIIILPSLYALINIQACWDPYDNTGNLEFAVANLDKGASFDGEDINVGDQLEDELKRNDDFYWTFVSEDELREGVKNGTYYAGIIIPKNFSSNIKSITSDDPHSAELEYIVNRKSNPMASKLSDSAARAVYNKVNAKIVQFINVAAYEKLGDLQSSLASGASQMSSGAGQLSAGASKVQSGASQVKSGASQVKSGANDLEKGASQVESGASQVSAGASQVKAGSSQVSSSADQISAGSAQVQNSAKQLDQAVDESTLPEQIRPVVHGSKELANASSDLAGASSNLAQGSSKLANSSVDLANGASGVADGASQLADGGSKLADGSSQLADGSVSLAAGSTMLANGASSALLQASSGLAGAASSLSSITGVDEDKIGDYIYSPVTLEENELYPVPDYGSEISPFYIVLSMWVGAIITCVMLRTGQSTGTKYTPSEMYFGKLLIFLVMAVLETTVTLIGAFILGIKMANPLMFVLSAYFIALIFMLIVYSLVSALGHIGKGLAVIWLVFQISGTGGIYPIQLMGPILQTVSPYMPMTHGITLLRETALGLIWSNYTHSFLILIAMALITLVLALIVKMYADKRAHWFEEKLNETDLF; via the coding sequence ATGAGAGAATTTAGATTAGGAAGAAACATTAACTTAGCTAATGTGGCTCAACTTCTTAAAAAGGATTTTAAGGAGGTATTCACTTCCAATCCCATTGTTGTATTAACATTGCTTGCTATTATAATATTGCCTTCTTTATATGCTCTTATAAACATTCAGGCCTGTTGGGACCCTTATGACAATACCGGAAACCTTGAGTTTGCAGTGGCCAATCTTGATAAGGGTGCGTCCTTTGATGGCGAGGACATCAATGTAGGGGACCAATTGGAAGATGAGTTAAAGAGAAATGATGATTTTTATTGGACATTTGTAAGTGAGGATGAACTGCGGGAGGGGGTTAAGAATGGAACGTATTATGCTGGAATAATCATTCCTAAGAACTTCAGCAGCAACATCAAGTCCATCACTTCCGATGACCCTCATTCAGCAGAATTGGAATATATTGTAAATAGAAAATCCAATCCGATGGCTTCAAAATTAAGTGACTCTGCAGCAAGGGCAGTTTACAATAAGGTCAATGCGAAGATTGTCCAGTTCATCAATGTTGCGGCATATGAAAAATTGGGGGATTTGCAATCTTCACTTGCCTCTGGTGCAAGCCAAATGTCTTCCGGTGCCGGGCAATTGAGTGCAGGGGCTTCCAAGGTTCAATCTGGAGCTTCACAGGTCAAGTCTGGTGCTTCTCAAGTGAAATCAGGTGCGAATGATTTGGAAAAGGGAGCCTCTCAAGTGGAATCTGGTGCTAGCCAAGTTTCTGCTGGTGCTTCTCAAGTGAAAGCCGGATCATCACAAGTTTCCTCATCAGCAGATCAGATATCTGCAGGTTCTGCTCAAGTGCAAAACTCTGCAAAACAATTGGATCAGGCTGTTGATGAAAGTACCTTGCCTGAACAGATCAGGCCTGTTGTCCATGGTTCAAAAGAATTGGCAAATGCAAGTTCTGACTTGGCAGGAGCTTCAAGCAATCTTGCACAGGGCTCTTCAAAATTAGCTAACAGTTCTGTAGATTTGGCCAATGGTGCTTCTGGTGTTGCTGATGGCGCTTCTCAATTGGCAGATGGAGGTTCCAAGTTAGCCGATGGAAGCAGTCAATTGGCTGACGGGTCTGTAAGCTTGGCTGCAGGTTCTACAATGCTTGCAAATGGCGCCTCTTCTGCATTGCTTCAGGCTTCCAGCGGTCTTGCTGGTGCGGCAAGTTCACTTTCCAGCATAACCGGTGTGGATGAGGATAAGATTGGGGATTACATTTATTCTCCTGTTACATTGGAGGAAAATGAATTATATCCTGTCCCTGATTACGGTTCAGAGATTTCTCCATTTTATATAGTCTTATCCATGTGGGTAGGGGCAATAATTACCTGTGTCATGCTTAGAACTGGCCAGTCCACAGGAACCAAATACACTCCATCAGAGATGTATTTCGGTAAATTGTTGATATTCCTTGTCATGGCCGTTTTGGAAACCACTGTAACCCTCATTGGAGCATTCATATTGGGAATTAAAATGGCCAATCCATTGATGTTTGTACTTTCGGCATATTTCATAGCATTGATATTTATGCTGATTGTCTATTCATTGGTATCTGCATTGGGACATATTGGAAAAGGATTGGCAGTGATCTGGCTTGTATTCCAAATTTCAGGTACTGGTGGTATCTATCCTATTCAATTGATGGGACCGATACTTCAAACAGTCAGCCCATATATGCCGATGACCCATGGAATCACTTTGCTTAGAGAGACTGCATTGGGATTGATATGGTCCAATTACACTCATTCATTCTTGATTTTAATAGCTATGGCTTTGATTACATTGGTTCTAGCATTGATCGTTAAGATGTATGCAGATAAAAGGGCCCATTGGTTTGAGGAAAAATTAAATGAAACTGACTTGTTCTAA
- a CDS encoding nascent polypeptide-associated complex protein — translation MIPGMNPKQMKNMQRQMKKMGMDMKEIEGVQEVIIRCEDKDLIISPADVSLMTIMGQETYQVTGTAVEVEKEIEIPDEDIEMVANTAGVSLEAAEEALRETGGDLAEAILKLNG, via the coding sequence ATGATACCTGGTATGAACCCAAAACAAATGAAAAACATGCAAAGACAAATGAAAAAAATGGGTATGGACATGAAGGAAATCGAAGGTGTCCAGGAAGTTATTATTCGCTGTGAAGATAAGGATTTGATCATTTCTCCTGCAGATGTAAGCTTAATGACCATTATGGGTCAGGAAACCTATCAGGTCACTGGAACTGCAGTTGAAGTTGAGAAAGAGATTGAAATTCCTGATGAAGACATTGAAATGGTTGCCAACACTGCTGGGGTAAGCCTTGAAGCTGCTGAAGAGGCTTTAAGGGAAACAGGCGGAGACTTGGCTGAAGCTATTTTAAAATTAAATGGATAA
- the tgtA gene encoding tRNA guanosine(15) transglycosylase TgtA produces MFEIKAKDMRGRVGVLKTNHGEVKTPNLMPVIHPRKQTINVKDYGADIVITNAYLIYKDEELSKKALDVGLHELINFDGPIMTDSGSFQLSVYGDVEIGNKEVIEFQEAIGTDIGTSLDIPTGPYVDREKAEEDLEITIERAKEAISFVKDNDYEMKINSVVQGSTYPDLREYCATELTKLDADLYPIGAVVPLMEMYHYRDLVDAVMHSVKCLPDSKARHLMGAGHPMIFALCVAMGCDLFDSAAYILYAEGDRFLTTRGTLKLENMTEMPCSCEVCCKYTPDDLRAMDKEERTKLIAQHNLHVSFAELRLIRQAISEGSLMELVEERCRAHPMLLDALRHLGEYSEDLEKFDPRSKKSAFFYTGPESLKRAEVTRHLNKLNEMDKKKNLVVLPAYRKPYSKYLASSFREFFVYAKDESKGEDEPCNIDNKDTDFMVLDIPFCLIPLELDEVYPLSQSDAPRIHDKIADEFTRDFLIDFAENYENVIIHPKVLDELELDYIEEYAHPEDIKYDKDDIKKLKAIADYQFGAGAGDALFAGKIKIEKSKKTGKIRHIFDRNQNIVNMRASDSFLILSKLGAKRLAALDGMRNKVMIDNSVESFAREGKSVFAKFIIDCDENIRSNDEVLIVNEDGELLAFGKALLNHKEMLDFKTGQAIKTRKGFKK; encoded by the coding sequence ATGTTTGAAATTAAAGCAAAAGATATGAGAGGAAGAGTAGGTGTCTTGAAGACAAATCATGGGGAGGTCAAGACTCCAAACCTGATGCCTGTTATCCATCCTAGAAAACAGACAATCAATGTTAAGGATTATGGTGCAGACATTGTAATTACAAACGCTTATTTGATTTATAAGGACGAAGAGTTAAGCAAGAAGGCATTGGATGTTGGATTGCATGAGCTAATTAACTTTGACGGTCCGATTATGACCGATTCAGGTTCATTCCAATTGTCTGTCTATGGTGATGTGGAAATTGGAAACAAGGAAGTCATCGAGTTTCAGGAAGCCATTGGAACCGATATTGGAACCTCCCTTGATATTCCAACCGGACCTTATGTTGATAGGGAAAAGGCTGAAGAGGATTTGGAAATCACCATAGAACGTGCTAAAGAGGCTATCAGTTTCGTTAAGGATAATGATTATGAAATGAAGATAAACTCTGTGGTTCAGGGGTCAACCTATCCTGACTTAAGGGAATACTGTGCAACTGAGCTTACAAAGCTTGATGCGGACTTGTATCCGATTGGTGCAGTTGTTCCTCTTATGGAAATGTATCATTACAGAGACCTTGTGGATGCAGTTATGCATTCAGTCAAATGTCTTCCTGATTCAAAGGCACGTCACCTAATGGGTGCCGGACATCCTATGATTTTTGCCCTTTGCGTTGCTATGGGCTGTGACCTATTCGATTCTGCAGCTTATATCCTATACGCTGAAGGAGACAGGTTCCTCACTACAAGAGGCACATTGAAGCTTGAAAACATGACAGAGATGCCTTGTTCCTGTGAAGTCTGTTGCAAATACACTCCAGATGACTTAAGGGCAATGGACAAGGAAGAGAGAACCAAACTAATCGCTCAACATAACCTTCATGTAAGCTTTGCAGAGCTTAGGCTCATCCGCCAGGCCATTTCCGAAGGAAGTCTTATGGAGCTTGTTGAGGAACGTTGCAGAGCCCACCCTATGCTCCTTGATGCATTGAGGCATTTAGGTGAGTATAGCGAAGATTTGGAGAAATTCGATCCTAGAAGCAAAAAGTCTGCATTTTTCTACACAGGTCCCGAATCATTGAAAAGGGCAGAGGTCACAAGACATCTGAACAAGCTGAATGAAATGGACAAGAAAAAGAATCTTGTAGTCCTTCCGGCTTATAGAAAGCCTTACAGCAAATATCTTGCAAGCAGCTTCAGGGAGTTCTTCGTTTATGCAAAGGATGAGTCCAAAGGTGAAGATGAGCCTTGCAATATTGACAACAAGGATACAGACTTTATGGTCTTGGACATTCCATTCTGTCTAATTCCGCTTGAATTGGATGAGGTCTATCCATTAAGCCAAAGTGATGCTCCAAGGATTCATGACAAGATAGCTGATGAATTCACAAGAGATTTCCTGATTGATTTTGCTGAAAATTATGAAAATGTAATAATCCATCCTAAAGTCTTGGATGAGCTTGAGCTTGACTATATTGAAGAGTATGCTCATCCTGAAGACATCAAATATGATAAGGATGATATCAAAAAGCTCAAGGCCATTGCAGATTATCAGTTTGGCGCAGGTGCTGGAGATGCATTGTTTGCCGGCAAGATAAAAATAGAGAAGAGTAAGAAAACCGGTAAGATAAGACATATCTTTGACAGGAATCAAAATATTGTAAATATGAGAGCATCAGACAGTTTCCTGATCTTATCCAAATTAGGTGCAAAGAGATTGGCAGCATTAGATGGAATGAGAAACAAGGTCATGATTGACAACAGTGTCGAGTCATTTGCCCGTGAAGGAAAGAGCGTATTTGCCAAATTCATCATAGATTGTGATGAGAACATCAGGTCAAATGATGAGGTCCTGATTGTAAACGAGGACGGTGAGCTATTGGCATTTGGAAAGGCTCTTTTGAACCATAAGGAAATGCTTGACTTCAAGACAGGTCAGGCAATAAAGACAAGAAAAGGATTTAAGAAATAA
- a CDS encoding flavodoxin domain-containing protein — protein MKIIIYASQYGTTKQYADELSKRTGIEAMEYTDVTDINQYDTIVYLGPLYAGSVMGLKKTLNKIRKVQDKKLVVGTVGLADPDDKENREGIMNGIKEQVHGCIYNKARVHFLRGAIDYSNLNLKHKTMMAFIHRKVKGMKEEEKTAEIKTVIETYGKNVSYVDFDSLNPIIDEIE, from the coding sequence ATGAAAATAATAATTTATGCTTCACAATATGGAACAACAAAGCAATATGCTGATGAGCTGTCTAAAAGAACAGGCATTGAAGCGATGGAATACACTGATGTTACAGACATAAATCAGTATGATACAATAGTCTATCTTGGACCTTTATACGCCGGAAGCGTAATGGGGCTGAAGAAGACCTTGAATAAGATCAGGAAGGTTCAGGATAAGAAACTTGTCGTTGGAACTGTAGGATTGGCGGATCCAGATGATAAGGAGAATAGGGAAGGAATAATGAATGGTATAAAGGAACAGGTCCATGGCTGCATTTATAACAAGGCAAGGGTCCATTTCCTAAGGGGAGCAATAGACTATTCCAATCTTAACCTAAAGCACAAGACAATGATGGCATTTATCCATAGGAAAGTAAAGGGAATGAAGGAAGAGGAAAAGACTGCAGAGATAAAGACAGTAATTGAAACATATGGAAAGAATGTCAGCTATGTGGATTTCGATTCCTTGAATCCAATTATTGATGAAATTGAATAA
- a CDS encoding MnmC family methyltransferase, translated as MNYVEESTVIDETIYDLINEAFDNEREYRDAKYRNSIFTDHKEYFVKTDDGSYSIKSKEINNKVETLHTSTGAISESFEKFIKPLKLNYNEDIAILDICAGLGYNSSAAIDDFMKNTDGSTNLHIDMLEISKPTLAAGLMVPSPIKAHDITKKAIEESLIDCDYASLELEETIIPENIGLKIHIDDARQVIQKLEKNSYDAIFLDPFSQNMSPELVSVEFFKEFRRVIKDNGIVCTYTSSAPVRMGFIEADFYVSLGPIFGRFQGGTLASPSPRNLTKSLPKNDEIKMALSDVGIPFRDPNLNLSSEEILDNRTEERHKARHYTKISSAVKTPIFLGQEMDDEPLKRRVERNLAKMNIPGVLSEEALYIVEPENDYQDEYLEDNNTRTRVLEMMRRLDEIKNKRDIPFKENGE; from the coding sequence ATGAATTATGTTGAAGAATCTACTGTAATTGACGAAACCATTTATGATTTGATCAATGAGGCATTCGATAATGAAAGGGAATACAGGGATGCCAAGTATAGAAATTCCATTTTTACAGATCATAAGGAATACTTTGTCAAGACAGATGACGGATCATACAGCATCAAATCTAAGGAAATCAATAATAAGGTGGAGACATTGCACACTTCAACAGGTGCAATCAGCGAATCGTTTGAAAAGTTCATAAAGCCATTAAAGCTTAATTATAATGAAGACATTGCAATTTTGGATATCTGTGCAGGATTGGGATACAACTCATCTGCAGCCATTGATGACTTCATGAAAAACACTGATGGGAGCACCAATCTGCATATAGACATGCTTGAAATATCCAAGCCAACCCTTGCTGCAGGTCTCATGGTTCCTTCTCCAATCAAGGCTCATGACATTACCAAAAAAGCCATTGAGGAATCTTTAATAGATTGCGACTATGCTTCATTGGAGCTGGAAGAAACTATTATTCCAGAAAATATAGGGTTGAAAATTCATATAGATGATGCAAGGCAAGTCATTCAAAAGCTAGAGAAAAATTCTTACGATGCAATATTTTTAGATCCTTTCAGTCAGAATATGTCTCCTGAACTGGTAAGTGTGGAATTTTTCAAGGAGTTTCGAAGGGTGATTAAGGATAACGGGATTGTCTGCACATATACTTCATCTGCTCCTGTAAGGATGGGCTTTATTGAGGCGGATTTCTATGTATCCTTAGGTCCGATATTCGGCCGTTTCCAAGGGGGAACTTTGGCTTCACCTTCACCAAGAAATCTAACCAAGTCATTGCCTAAAAATGATGAGATAAAAATGGCACTATCCGATGTTGGAATTCCATTCAGAGACCCAAACCTTAATTTGTCATCTGAGGAGATATTGGATAACAGGACAGAGGAAAGGCATAAAGCACGCCATTACACAAAGATATCCTCTGCTGTAAAGACTCCAATATTCTTAGGCCAAGAGATGGATGACGAGCCACTTAAGAGAAGAGTTGAAAGGAACTTGGCTAAGATGAACATTCCAGGAGTCCTATCTGAAGAGGCATTGTATATTGTAGAGCCTGAGAATGATTATCAAGATGAATATTTGGAGGACAACAATACCCGAACACGTGTTCTGGAAATGATGAGACGTTTGGATGAGATTAAGAATAAAAGGGACATTCCATTTAAGGAAAATGGGGAATGA